The following proteins are encoded in a genomic region of Thunnus maccoyii chromosome 8, fThuMac1.1, whole genome shotgun sequence:
- the LOC121902318 gene encoding protocadherin alpha-8-like: MGSVRRSSDYCWFAIYLSLPLLFFGEQAVAELRYSIPEEVKEGTVVGNVAKDLGLDKTSLIERRFRVVSGYKDTFFEVNPDNGALQVRKKIDREELCQGSGACLMELKILVENPLEMHHIVVEITDVNDHSPSFPEKQQTFEIFEQTSTGTRFQLHAARDPDAGMNSIRTYTLMSNDHFEIDISQSDEDKIPFLVLKKSLDREQNNKHLLFVTAVDGGKPQRSGTLNVSIIVLDSNDNRPMFSQDTYQIEIYENVPVGTTVTRLNAMDSDEGTNGETEYSLSKTLRRNVYDIFELDSLSGELKVKGIVDFEESEIYKVDIEASDKGQPPLTGRCRVVIKIKDVNDNPPEIEITSLSNTVSEDSKPGTVISLISVTDKDSGVNGKIISHITNNVPFELKPSYKDNIYSVVTKGFLDREEVSHYEITIKATDCGEPPLSTFKTLNIQILDVNDNRPHFEKKSLEFYLSENNIAGTSIFSVSATDNDMNDNAAISYHIVRGENGNEMSSFLNINSDNGHITALKSFDFETLKTFQFQVVATDSGTPSLSSNVTVNVFILDQNDNAPVILYPVSSNGSAEGVEEIPRNVNAGHLVTKVRAYDADIGYNGWLLFSLQQVTDHSLFGLDRYTGQIRTLRSFTETDEAEHKLVILVKDNGNVSLSATATVIVKLVEPKEAFAASDVKSSAKVDDEDDVTFYLMITLGSVSVLFLISIIILIAMQCSKTTDYTSKYLQETNYDGTLCHSIQYRSGDKRYMLVGPRMSIGSTIVPGSHANTLVAPDRRRTSVEVRL; the protein is encoded by the coding sequence ATGGGGAGCGTAAGACGGTCAAGTGACTACTGTTGGTTTGCTATTTATTTGTCGCTTCCACTGCTGTTTTTCGGAGAGCAGGCTGTGGCTGAATTAAGGTATTCTATTCCAGAGGAGGTGAAAGAGGGGACTGTTGTTGGAAATGTTGCGAAGGATCTTGGTTTGGACAAAACATCTTTGATTGAACGACGGTTCCGTGTTGTGTCTGGATATAAGGATACATTTTTCGAAGTAAACCCGGACAACGGTGCTTTACAGGTCCGTAAGAAAATCGACAGAGAGGAGCTTTGTCAGGGAAGTGGTGCATGCTTAATGGAGCTAAAAATCCTTGTTGAAAATCCACTGGAAATGCACCATATCGTTGTAGAAATCACTGATGTAAATGATCACTCCCCTAGTTTTCCTGAAAAGCAACagacatttgaaatatttgaacaaACATCTACAGGGACGCGATTCCAACTGCACGCGGCCCGTGATCCCGACGCAGGAATGAACTCTATCCGCACATATACATTAATGTCAAACGATCACTTTGAAATAGATATTAGTCAAAGCGATGAAGATAAAATACCATTTTTAGTGCTGAAAAAGTCCTTAGACAGAgagcaaaacaataaacactTATTATTTGTTACAGCAGTTGATGGAGGTAAACCTCAAAGATCAGGCACACTAAATGTTTCCATTATTGTTCTTGACAGTAATGATAATCGTCCGATGTTTAGTCAAGATACTTACCAAATTGAAATATATGAAAACGTTCCAGTTGGTACAACTGTTACAAGACTAAACGCAATGGATTCAGACGAAGGCACTAATGGAGAAACAGAGTACAGCCTTAGTAAAACCTTGAGACGTAATGTTTATGACATTTTTGAACTGGATAGTTTAAGTGGAGAACTTAAAGTGAAAGGAATCGTGGATTTTGAAGAATCAGAAATCTATAAAGTAGATATTGAGGCATCGGATAAAGGGCAACCTCCATTAACAGGAAGATGTAGAGTcgttattaaaataaaagacGTCAATGATAATCCACCAGAAATTGAAATCACATCACTGTCAAATACAGTGTCTGAAGATTCAAAGCCTGGCACTGTCATTTCCCTCATCAGTGTGACAGATAAAGACTCAGGTGTCAATGGAAAAATTATTTCACACATAACAAATAACGTGCCTTTTGAATTAAAGCCCTCCTATAAGGACAATATATATTCAGTTGTCACTAAGGGGTTTCTGGATCGAGAGGAGGTGTCACATtatgaaataacaataaaagccaCCGACTGTGGCGAGCCTCCCTTATCGACTTTTAAAACCCTGAATATTCAAATATTGGATGTGAATGACAACAGACCACATTTCGAAAAAAAATCTTTAGAGTTTTACCtttcagaaaataacattgCTGGTACGTCAATATTCTCTGTAAGCGCTACGGACAATGATATGAATGACAATGCAGCTATTTCATATCACATTGttagaggagaaaatggaaatgaaatgtCGTCTTTCCTAAACATTAATTCAGATAATGGACACATCACCGCGCTAAAAAGTTTCGACTTTGAAACTCTGAAAACGTTCCAGTTCCAAGTTGTCGCCACAGATTCTGGAACTCCGTCACTAAGCAGCAACGTCACAGTGAACGTGTTCATTTTGGATCAGAACGACAACGCTCCAGTCATCCTGTATCCAGTCAGCTCTAACGGTTCTGCTGAAGGTGTGGAGGAGATTCCCCGCAATGTGAACGCAGGACACTTGGTGACTAAAGTCAGAGCCTATGACGCTGATATAGGATATAACGGCTGGTTactcttttcactgcagcaagTTACTGACCACAGTCTCTTTGGTTTGGACCGCTATACAGGACAGATCAGAACACTTCGCTCATTCACAGAGACAGACGAGGCTGAGCATAAACTGGTCATATTGGTCAAAGACAATGGGAACGTTTCACTCTCGGCAACAGCTACTGTGATTGTTAAACTTGTGGAGCCAAAAGAGGCTTTTGCAGCATCTGATGTTAAGAGTTCTGCAAAAGTTGACGATGAAGACGATGTTACATTTTACTTGATGATAACTTTGGGCTCAGTTTCTGTACTTTTTCTCATCAGTATCATCATACTTATTGCAATGCAGTGTTCAAAAACCACAGACTATACTTCTAAATATCTACAAGAAACAAATTATGACGGGACACTGTGTCACAGTATCCAATACAGATCTGGAGATAAACGCTACATGTTAGTTGGACCCAGGATGAGCATAGGATCTACTATAGTCCCGGGAAGTCATGCCAATACACTGGTGGCTCCTGACAGGAGGAGAACATCTGTAGAGGTAAGGCTTTAA
- the LOC121902319 gene encoding protocadherin alpha-8-like has translation MESERRCRSWGFYWFGFYLSLLLFFGERALAELRYSVPEEVKEGTVVGNVAKDLGLDKSSLIDRRFRVVSGSADAFFEVNPDNGALQVHKKIDREELCQGSGACLMELKILVENPLEIHYVVVEITDVNDHSPSFSEKQQTFEIAEHSSPGTRFQLHAARDPDAGINSIRTYTLTGNDHFEIDISQSDEDKIPFLVLKKSLDREKNTKHSLFVTAVDGGKPQRSGSLNVSIIVLDSNDNRPMFSQDTYQIEIYENVPVGTTVTRVNAMDPDEGANGEIEYSLSKSLARKVYEIFELDRLSGQIKLKGGLDFEESEIYKLEVEASDKGTPPLTSRCRVIIKIKDVNDNPPEIEITSLSNTVSENSKPGTVISLISVTDKDSGVNGKIISSIANDVPLELKPSYKENTYSVVTKEFLDREKVSHYEITIKATDCGEPPLSTVKTFDIQISDVNDNSPHFDENRLQFYLVENNLAGASIFSVSATDNDVNENAAVSYHIVRAGSENDVTSFLNINSENGLISALKSFDFETLKTFQFQVVATDSGTPSLSSNVTVNVFILDQNDNAPVILYPVSSNGSAEGVEEIPRNVNAGHLVTKVRAYDADIGYNGWLLFSLQQVTDHSLFGLDRYTGQIRTLRSFTETDEAEHKLVIMVKDNGNVSLSATATVIVKLVEPKEAFAASDVKSSAKDDEGNDVTFYLMITLGSVSVLFLISIIVLIAMQCSKTTDCASKYLQDTNYDGTLCHSIQYRSGDKRYMLVGPRMSIGSTIVPGSHANTLVLPDRRRASGESGYNI, from the exons ATGGAAAGCGAAAGACGATGCCGATCATGGGGCTTCTAttggtttggtttttatttgtctctaCTGCTGTTTTTCGGAGAGCGGGCTTTGGCTGAATTACGGTACTCTGTTCCAGAAGAGGTGAAAGAAGGAACTGTTGTTGGAAATGTTGCTAAGGATCTTGGTTTGGACAAATCCTCGTTGATTGACCGACGATTCCGAGTGGTTTCTGGATCCGCGGACGCGTTTTTTGAGGTAAACCCGGACAACGGTGCCTTACAGGTCCATAAGAAAATCGACAGAGAGGAGCTTTGTCAGGGAAGTGGTGCATGCTTAATGGAGCTAAAAATCCTTGTTGAAAACCCCCTGGAGATACACTATGTGGTTGTAGAAATTACTGATGTAAATGATCACTCCCCTAGTTTTTCTGAGAAGCAACAGACATTTGAGATAGCGGAACATTCATCTCCGGGAACACGATTTCAACTGCACGCAGCCCGTGATCCTGATGCTGGAATAAACTCTATCCGCACATATACATTAACGGGAAACGATCACTTTGAAATAGATATTAGTCAAAGCGATGAAGATAAAATACCATTTTTAGTGCTGAAGAAGTCCttagacagagaaaaaaatactaaGCACTCGTTATTTGTTACAGCAGTTGATGGAGGTAAACCTCAAAGATCAGGTTCACTAAATGTTTCCATTATTGTTCTTGACAGTAATGATAATCGTCCAATGTTTAGTCAGGATACTTACCAAATTGAAATATATGAAAACGTTCCAGTTGGTACAACCGTTACAAGAGTGAATGCAATGGATCCAGATGAGGGGGCTAACGGAGAAATAGAGTACAGCCTTAGCAAATCATTAGCACGAAAAGTCTACGAGATATTTGAACTCGATAGGTTAAGtggacaaattaaattaaaaggaGGGTTAGATTTTGAGGAATCTGAGATTTATAAACTAGAAGTTGAGGCATCAGATAAAGGAACACCTCCATTAACAAGCAGGTGTAGAGTCATTATAAAGATAAAAGACGTCAATGATAATCCACCAGAAATTGAAATCACATCACTCTCAAATACAGTGTCCGAAAATTCAAAGCCTGGCACTGTTATTTCTCTCATCAGTGTAACAGATAAAGACTCGGGTGTCAATGGAAAAATTATTTCAAGCATAGCCAATGACGTGCCTTTGGAATTAAAGCCCTCCTATAAGGAAAACACGTATTCAGTTGTCACTAAGGAATTTTTGGATCGAGAGAAGGTGTCACATtatgaaataacaataaaagccaCCGACTGTGGTGAGCCTCCCTTATCTACTGTTAAAACCTTTGACATTCAGATATCGGATGTAAATGACAACAGTCCACATTTCGACGAAAACCGATTACAGTTCTACCTGGTAGAAAATAACTTAGCTGGAGCGTCAATATTCTCTGTAAGTGCAACAGACAatgatgtgaatgaaaatgcaGCTGTTTCATATCATATTGTGAGAGCAGGGAGTGAAAATGATGTAACATCTTTCCTAAATATAAATTCAGAGAATGGACTGATTTCAGCGCTAAAAAGTTTCGACTTTGAAACTCTGAAAACGTTCCAGTTCCAAGTTGTCGCCACAGATTCTGGAACTCCGTCATTAAGCAGCAACGTCACAGTGAACGTGTTCATTCTGGATCAGAACGACAACGCTCCAGTCATCCTGTATCCAGTCAGCTCTAACGGTTCTGCTGAAGGTGTGGAGGAGATTCCCCGCAATGTGAACGCAGGACACTTGGTGACTAAAGTCAGAGCCTATGACGCTGATATAGGATATAACGGCTGGTTactcttttcactgcagcaagTTACTGACCACAGTCTCTTTGGTTTGGACCGCTATACAGGACAGATCAGAACACTTCGCTCATTCACAGAGACAGACGAGGCTGAGCATAAACTGGTCATAATGGTCAAAGACAATGGGAACGTTTCACTCTCAGCGACAGCTACTGTGATTGTCAAACTCGTGGAGCCCAAAGAGGCTTTTGcagcttctgatgttaaaagtTCAGCAAAGGATGATGAGGGGAATGACGTGACTTTTTACCTGATGATAACTTTGGGCTCAGTTTCTGTACTTTTTCTCATCAGTATCATCGTACTGATTGCAATGCAGTGCTCCAAAACCACAGACTGTGCTTCTAAATATCTACAAGACACAAATTATGATGGGACACTGTGTCACAGCATCCAATACAGATCTGGAGACAAACGGTACATGTTAGTTGGACCCAGGATGAGTATAGGATCTACTATAGTCCCAGGCAGCCATGCAAATACTCTAGTGCTTCCTGACAGGAGGAGAGCATCTGGAGAG TCTGGTTACAACATTTAG
- the LOC121902520 gene encoding protocadherin alpha-3-like: MKQRGWESWRQRPHLFGVLVLLLFFGAASAQLRYSISEELKEGSFVGNIAKDLGIDLNIMKQRGFRIMSGSTEPLFKVNENDGVLYAIHKIDREEVCKESSVCLINLKTVLENPLEVHYVTVEITDLNDHSPAFPEKTKRLQIFESALPGAKYQLQNAHDPDGGTNSVQQYKISQNDHFRLEVKDRGRDGKTPILQLQRQLDREAKRSHKLVLTATDGGNPPKTGTIEIYIDVLDVNDNMPVFTKDTYAAVLQENALVGTTVTQVNATDLDDGPNGEVVYSFGSDVKSKIRELFDIDSVTGEIIVKGRVDFEEQDSYDIDIQASDKGIIPFRTDKSVIIKIADINDNAPVIEVASLSSAVSEDSRPGTTVALISITDLDSGMNGKIISYVAEDSPFTLTPSIQDNMFAVVTKSQLDREQQSRYNITIIAKDAGEPALTSEKTISVFVSDTNDNCPEFSLSPYTFYITENNPPGASVFSVSASDRDEGDNALISYHILRNAGYENKVTSFLNINSDNGDILALKSFDFETLKTFQFQIVATDSGTLSLSSNVTVNVFILDQNDNAPVILYPVSSNSSAEGVEEIPRNVNAGHLVTKVRAYDADIGYNGWLLFSLQQVTDHSLFGLDRYTGQIRTLRSFTETDEAEHKLVILVKDNGNVSLSATATVIVKLVEPKEAFAASDIKSSAKADEEDNVTFYLMITLGSVSVLFLISIIVLIAMQCSKSTDYTSKYLQDTNYDGTLCHSIQYRSGDKRYMLVGPRMSIGSTIVPGSHANTLVLPDRRRASGEVRL; the protein is encoded by the coding sequence atgaaacaaagagGATGGGAGTCATGGCGACAGCGGCCACATTTGTTCGGCGTTCtggttttgcttttgtttttcggAGCAGCCTCGGCACAGCTGAGATACTCCATATCTGAAGAGCTCAAAGAGGGAAGTTTTGTTGGCAATATAGCTAAGGATTTGGGAATAGACCTGAATATAATGAAGCAGAGGGGATTTCGTATCATGTCTGGCTCGACTGAACCTCTTTTCAAGGTAAATGAGAATGACGGGGTCCTTTATGCGATACATAAAATTGACCGAGAGGAAGTATGTAAGGAGAGCAGTGTATGTTTAATTAACCTTAAAACTGTTCTTGAAAACCCACTAGAAGTACATTATGTCACCGTAGAGATAACAGATTTGAACGACCACTCTCCCGCATTtccagagaaaacaaaaaggctTCAAATTTTCGAGTCTGCGTTACCGGGGGCAAAATATCAGTTACAAAATGCCCACGACCCTGACGGTGGCACAAACTCTGTTCAACAGTATAAAATCAGTCAGAATGACCATTTCCGTCTAGAGGTTAAAGATCGAGGAAGAGATGGGAAAACTCCAATTTTACAGTTACAGAGGCAGCTGGACAGAGAGGCCAAACGTAGCCATAAATTGGTGCTGACAGCTACTGATGGTGGAAACCCCCCAAAGACAGGCACGATTGAAATATACATAGATGTTTTAGATGTCAATGACAATATGCCAGTGTTCACCAAAGATACATATGCAGCCGTTCTACAAGAGAACGCCCTAGTCGGCACGACAGTCACTCAAGTTAACGCAACCGACTTAGACGACGGTCCTAATGGAGAAGTTGTTTATTCATTTGGAAGtgatgtaaaaagtaaaattcGAGAGCTGTTTGATATTGACTCTGTTACTGGAGAGATAATTGTGAAAGGTCGTGTGGACTTTGAGGAACAAGACAGCTATGACATAGATATACAGGCTTCTGATAAGGGAATCATTCCGTTCAGAACAGATAAAAGTGTAATCATTAAAATTGCAGATATAAATGACAACGCGCCCGTGATAGAAGTGGCATCACTGTCAAGTGCAGTTTCAGAGGACTCTAGACCTGGAACAACTGTAGCGCTTATCAGCATTACTGATCTGGACTCTGGCATGAACGGCAAAATAATAAGCTACGTCGCCGAAGACAGTCCTTTTACATTAACGCCATCAATACAAGATAACATGTTTGCTGTTGTCACTAAGTCACAGCTTGACAGGGAACAACAATCAAGatataatattacaataatCGCCAAAGACGCAGGCGAGCCAGCCTTAACATCCGAAAAGACTATTAGCGTTTTTGTGTCAGATACAAATGATAACTGTCCGGAGTTTTCATTGAGTCCCTATACTTTCTACATTACCGAAAATAATCCCCCAGGAGCCTCTGTGTTTTCCGTGAGCGCGTCTGATCGTGATGAGGGAGATAATGCGCTTATTTCGTATCACATTCTGAGGAACGCAGGTTATGAAAATAAAGTGACGTCATTTCTTAACATTAACTCTGATAATGGAGATATTTTGGCGCTAAAAAGTTTTGACTTTGAAACTCTGAAAACGTTCCAGTTCCAAATTGTCGCCACAGATTCTGGAACTCTGTCACTAAGCAGCAACGTCACAGTGAACGTGTTCATTCTGGATCAGAACGACAACGCTCCAGTCATCCTGTATCCAGTCAGCTCTAACAGTTCTGCTGAAGGTGTGGAGGAGATTCCCCGCAATGTGAACGCAGGACACTTGGTGACTAAAGTCAGAGCCTATGACGCTGATATAGGATATAACGGCTGGTTactcttttcactgcagcaagTTACTGACCACAGTCTCTTTGGTTTGGACCGCTACACAGGACAGATCAGAACACTTCGCTCATTCACAGAGACAGACGAAGCTGAGCATAAACTGGTCATACTGGTCAAAGACAATGGGAACGTTTCACTCTCAGCAACAGCTACTGTGATTGTCAAACTTGTGGAGCCCAAAGAAGCTTTTGCAGCTTCTGATATCAAAAGTTCTGCAAAAGCTGACGAGGAAGACAATGTTACATTTTACCTGATGATAACTTTGGGCTCAGTTTCTGTACTTTTTCTCATCAGTATCATTGTGCTGATTGCAATGCAGTGTTCAAAATCCACAGACTATACTTCTAAGTATCTACAAGATACAAATTATGATGGGACACTGTGTCACAGCATCCAGTACAGATCTGGAGACAAACGCTACATGTTAGTTGGACCCAGAATGAGTATAGGATCTACTATAGTCCCAGGCAGCCATGCCAATACTCTGGTGCTTCCTGACAGGAGGAGAGCATCTGGAGAGGTAAGACTTTAA
- the LOC121902521 gene encoding protocadherin alpha-8-like, translating into MEQKGLGASREQWRWIIIVLILLWGRASAQIRYSIAEEVKEGTIVGNIAKDLGLEKNTLKARGYRIVEGSTESFFHVNQNDGLLYVDRIVDREKVCERSSVCLINVKTVLENPLEIHYVTVEVLDVNDHSPSFKTKESRLEISESVLPGLRLQLQAAHDPDVGQFSVQEYKLSPNDHFRLEVKDRGKDGKIPILVLMKTLDRETKNSHKLLLTATDGGKPNKSGTAEINVDVLDVNDNMPVFTEDAYSVLLDENAPIGTTVIKVNATDLDEGSNGEIIYTLGNNVNSRIRELFSVDPNTGEITVQGLIDFELEESYEIDIQASDKGSAPFRTDKSVLVNIVDLNDNTPQIEVTSFSKAIPEDARLGTTVALISVLDKDSGLNGKVICSFNEDVPFTLSPSTQDNMYSVVTKSSLDREKQSVYDVTIVAKDAGVPSLSSEKSITIFVSDVNDNSPEFSESPYTFYVTENNSPGASLFSVRASDHDEGDNCRILYHIFKGGNENNKLHSFNLNINSENGDVLALKSFDFETLKTFQFQVVATDSGTPSLSSNVTVDVFILDQNDNAPVILYPVSSNGSAEGVEEIPRNVNAGHLVTKVRAYDADIGYNGWLLFSLQQVTDHSLFGLDRYTGQIRTLRSFTETDEAEHKLVILVKDNGNISLSATATVIVKLVEPKEAFAASDIKSATKDDKEGDVTFYLMITLGSVSVLFLISIIVLIAMQCSKTTDYTSKYLQDTNYDGTLCHSIQYRSGDKRYMLVGPRMSIGSTIVPGSHANTLVLPDRRRASGEVRSL; encoded by the coding sequence ATGGAACAGAAAGGACTTGGAGCATCGAGAGAGCAATGGCGGTGGATCATTATTGTATTAATTTTGCTGTGGGGCAGAGCTTCGGCACAGATCCGATATTCCATCGCTGAGGAAGTTAAAGAAGGAACTATTGTCGGGAATATAGCGAAGGATTTGGGATTAGAGAAGAATACACTGAAAGCGAGAGGATATCGTATTGTTGAGGGCTCAACAGAGTCGTTTTTTCATGTAAACCAGAACGATGGATTATTGTATGTTGACCGGATTGTTGACAGGGAAAAGGTTTGTGAGCGGAGCAGCGTGTGTTTGATCAACGTGAAAACTGTGTTGGAAAACCCTCTTGAAATTCACTATGTGACCGTAGAGGTGCTCGATGTGAATGACCACTCTCCCAGCTTCAAAACGAAGGAGTCACGTCTCGAAATTTCAGAGTCTGTGTTACCAGGCTTGCGCCTCCAGCTGCAAGCAGCGCACGATCCTGATGTCGGTCAGTTTTCTGTCCAGGAGTATAAACTTAGCCCTAATGATCATTTTCGTTTGGAAGTCAAAGATCGtggaaaagatggaaaaatacCAATATTAGTTTTAATGAAGACGCTCGATAGGGAAACAAAGAACAGTCATAAATTGCTTCTTACAGCTACTGATGGAGGGAAACCAAATAAATCCGGAACGGCTGAAATCAATGTTGACGTTTTAGATGTTAATGATAATATGCCAGTTTTCACCGAAGATGCTTACTCTGTACTTCTGGATGAAAATGCTCCAATTGGCACAACAGTTATAAAAGTAAATGCCACTGATTTAGACGAAGGCTCCAATGGTGAAATTATCTATACATTAGGCAATAATGTGAATAGCAGAATACGTGAACTTTTTAGTGTAGATCCGAATACAGGTGAAATTACTGTTCAAGGTCTAATAGACTTTGAATTAGAGGAAAGTTATGAAATTGATATACAGGCGTCTGATAAAGGGTCCGCTCCTTTCAGGACGGACAAAAGCGTGTTGGTGAATATTGTTGATTTGAATGATAACACCCCACAGATAGAGGTGACGTCATTTTCAAAAGCAATACCAGAGGATGCAAGACTGGGAACCACTGTGGCATTAATTAGTGTTCTTGATAAAGACTCTGGTCTTAACGGGAAAGTTATTTGCTCATTTAATGAAGATGTTCCTTTCACGTTATCACCTTCAACACAAGATAACATGTACTCTGTAGTCACAAAATCGTCCCTGGACAGAGAAAAGCAGTCCGTATATGATGTTACAATTGTTGCAAAAGATGCAGGGGTACCATCGTTGTCTTCTGAAAAAAGCATTACTATTTTTGTATCAGATGTAAATGACAACAGTCCAGAATTTTCAGAGAGCCCTTACACATTTTATGTTACTGAAAACAACTCCCCAGGAGCTTCACTGTTCTCTGTGAGGGCATCAGACCACGATGAAGGTGATAATTGTcgtattttatatcatatttttaaagGTGGAAATGAGAATAACAAACTCCATTCATTCAATCTTAACATCAACTCTGAAAATGGAGACGTTTTGGCGCTTAAAAGTTTCGACTTTGAAACTCTGAAAACTTTCCAGTTCCAAGTTGTCGCCACAGATTCTGGAACTCCGTCACTAAGCAGCAACGTCACAGTGGACGTGTTCATTCTGGATCAGAACGACAACGCTCCAGTCATCCTGTATCCAGTCAGCTCTAACGGTTCTGCTGAAGGTGTGGAGGAGATTCCCCGCAATGTGAACGCAGGACACTTGGTGACTAAAGTCAGAGCCTATGACGCTGATATAGGATATAACGGCTGGTTactcttttcactgcagcaagTTACTGACCACAGTCTCTTTGGTTTGGACCGCTACACAGGACAGATCAGAACACTTCGCTCATTCACAGAGACAGACGAGGCTGAGCATAAACTGGTCATACTGGTCAAAGACAATGGGAACATTTCACTGTCAGCAACAGCTACAGTGATTGTCAAACTTGTGGAGCCCAAAGAAGCTTTTGCAGCTTCTGATATCAAAAGTGCAACAAAGGATGATAAGGAGGGTGACGTGACTTTTTACTTGATGATAACTTTGGGCTCAGTTTCTGTACTTTTTCTCATTAGTATCATCGTGCTGATTGCAATGCAGTGCTCCAAAACCACAGACTATACTTCTAAATATCTACAAGACACAAATTATGATGGGACACTGTGTCACAGTATCCAGTACAGATCAGGAGACAAACGCTACATGTTAGTTGGACCCAGAATGAGTATAGGATCTACTATAGTCCCGGGCAGCCATGCCAATACTCTGGTTCTTCCCGACAGGAGACGGGCATCTGGGGAGGTAAGAAGTTTATAA